TTATTAACCAAAAAGTCTGCACAGCCGATTGGCTAGCCAAGAGTGCTAGTGTCATTGAGGTTGCGCACTCGACCCCTCTCGTTCACGCTCGGAGCAAATCCGTTAAGATATATAGCAAATCTAATTGTTAGTATTTAAACAAAGTAGCAACAAACTAATACTGATTATTGGTGGATACACattgcaattaattttttttaagtttggaaATTCCATAAATTTTAAGGCTAagtttatatactaattttagaaacatttcaatgataaaattgatacactaattttataatcacTACAAGATCAATTCCACACATtgcaaggataattttaattaaataatttatttacatatctaatattaacacaaaatataaattgtataaatataaatttattaaaagctactttatacaaatatactttGCAACCAATACAATTTTTTGTCttcttataataaatgaaaatttgttgatgttgatatatatatatatatatatatatatatatatatatatatatatatatatatcaaatgagCTAACTAATTATTATGCAATTCTTAAATAACACATGATTCAAAGTCTAAATTTTCATGAACACAAAAACAAATTCCATTGTGTCTTCTTAAATTGaaagatatttaaatcaaatattaactGATCATATAATACCTAGCAAACATTTATCACATGAGTTCTTTTcggttttaaaaatatatgacattattttaacaaagtgaaattacAAATGAtgtttaaattagtttttttcccaTTCTTTATTATAAGGAGGTGTACATATCTTTCAgtaattgaaaaatattatacagtGATGCATCGTTTAACAGAtcaagaaatttaatttttttagataaaaatattgtgaTGACAAACTTTTTCTAGAACCTCAAATActcatttatatttagtaGATATTTATCTCTGATGTAATTGATAGAGATTTGGCTATTTGGACATCAAATAATAGTGGTCTAGagttttgatcaattttatgaTTTGTGCAATTGCAGCATAACGTTGAACACAAGCTCCGTTATGATGGTATTATTGTCGGTGTTCTAACGACGTCTCGTACCGGCTCATGCTACTGCATATGTCGTGCCGATGTTGCGATTGAACTTTGAttctaaagatatactttgtatatttatagaaaatgttATGATAGAAAactctatatatttatctttatataaagtctCTGTTATATAGAGAGTATCTGTCTGTttctaattagaaaataatttgcatcATATGAGAACTCTATAATTAGTAAGATAATTTGTAATTTAGAAAGTCTATACTATATAAAAAGTCCATATAAGGAGGGTGGGGAGTCCGTTATAGCTGTTTGGTCTTGTAAAGATTATTTTAGTCATTGAATTTGAAGAATAATGAACGAAAGATGTATAATGAGTAAAATTAGTTGGTGCACTGTAGATAGGTTAAAACTCAAACTTCAAATAATCTCGTAGCAAATGTTACAGTTTTCCTCAATAAATATAGCAAAGTTGTTTTGTGAGAACCGATCGGTGTATTTGAGAGATAGGTTGACACTGgaacttcaaaattatcaTAGTGCATAAGTCATTGGGTCTCAGCTGTGTAACAATTAATGCAACAagctaattttcttttacaagACAGTTGGTATTTCCTGCCATACAAAACATTCGGAAAAAAAACCTTGTTGATAATATCCATACTACTTTAGAGACTGACAGAAGGGCACTAGGTACTAAAATTCAAGCTAACAAACTTTGTTACAAGAGAGTCACTGGGTAACAAATTACCGGCCATTGACGCATACTCAATCACACTTTTCTGTCCGATGATCGGATTATATATGAATAGTAAACAGAACAATAAGCACTTACTTccccgaaaaaaaaaagacaagtaCTGTACTTAACTTATAACACATTAAACAGCGTTTTAGAAATTAGACCGATTCTATAGGCAACTTAACAAATACGACCTCAACTTACCAGTTACTGActatatgagcaattttatagttctgaGAAAGTACTACCAAGtatcattttttctatataaattttggtatctcctaTGCCTTCTCAAAATTGCTCAtactgtgtatatatataagctaaTAACTCAGAAAATTCTCCAGCTAAACtcagaaaatatatatcgAATTGAACAAGCCCAAAGTTTTTCCTTTTCGTCAGGCCGGCAAAAAATAGATCCAAAATTCTCGAGACAACAGCAATGACCTAGCGCCTAAAACCGTTAAGACCTAGTCTTCCGGCTTCCAGATACACTACTAAAGAATTAATAGAATACACCTAGGCTGCGATAGGCTACCATAATAAGTTAACTAgtctccctcgttttccacgcgcacgctttccgaactgttaaacatacactttgcaaaaaaattctatagaaaaattgttttaaaaaatcatattaatttattttatattttttaataattaataattaattaatcatgtactaatctattactacgttttccgcgccgggataagttaacttatacccccCTCAAAGAACGCGGCCCTAGCTACATACAACTATAAACAGaactgtatatttttatttttccggATAATAACATGCTACTACAAACAtggcacatgcatgcatatacgtACATCCAATTATCTAGCTAGAGAGCCCAGACTAGATTCTGGATCTCTCAAGCTGTCTGCTCAATTCCTTATGGTTTCTGACAACCACGAACATCAGTAGTATATAAAGCTAGAGCGCTATGAATGAGATGGCACTGCGTGATTCTCCAAATTCTCAACGCTGTCATATTGTAATTTTTGCGAggaaatatatcatataccATAACGAACAAATGAGCATCCACGAACATGTGACGAAACAAATGGGCACTCAGCTGTGtcgaaaaaaagataaatccTGGCCTACTGGTCAACTCTAGAGGTGCATATATAAATACGCATGCGCGATGCAGCAGCTGCATAACACGGCGAGTTAAATTGGCAGCCGCGAGAGCGAGTCGAAGTCCAGGCAGCACGGGCCAAAAAGCTGCGCGTGCGTACGTGCTGGTGTTAATTTGATCGTCAGAAGATGATGAGGCGACGCCTGCTGCCGTTCTGCGCGATCTGCCTCCTCGTCCTGCTCTGCGCGGCGAGCCTCATGGACGTTACGgaagcgcggcgcggcggaggcggaggcggacgcaGCAGCGGTGGCGGGGGATCAAGAGGAGGCAGCAGCGACAGCCCGCGTGGCCTCAGCGGCGGTACATGGGCGGCCTGCGTCACCTCCTCGCTgatcgccgcggccgcggttCTCCTGTAAACGCCGCTCCTTTTTCTACACGCATGATCTGCACGGTGTGTATCATCTAGTGTACGTACGTGTCATTATGATCGTGTCCCTCACTCTCCTATATTATTTCACGTGTCAATAGCTATCATAATGATGAAGGAGGGTGAACCCATGATCTGCATGCGGTGCGAGCGGTGTTGTTGTGATTTGGAGAGTCTGTACACTGTGGTGGTTTGTTGTAAGTCTGTACACTGAGTTGTATGTGTGTGCAATTCGCCTGGCAGATATCATTTCGATCGACCTAATCAGCATCATAAAGATAGCCAGGAAGTGAGTAAGTgtgattaaaatattattaaaattactGTGTCAAGATTTGTTATTGTGAATGTACCAGGTCTATTCCAAGTTGTGGGAGTTATGTGCTTCTTTTAGACATTTGTTTTCTGTGTTTCGGTAAACATGCGTTAATCGGCTTGCCGGCGCGCTGAACCGATGTATTACTGAGGTTTTCTCCCGTCGTagaggtgtgtgtgtgtagcCTCGTATAGTTCCTAATTAAGTGGTAATTTACGGGTAACCAAACGACttattcacaaataaaaaataatttataaataaaaatttatagacattttcttagcgatttaaaagtcaatgctagaaaataaattttgttaaaaatatcaaatcaactctaaatttaaagttaaaaattaaaatttggtttataagcataagattGTAAAGACGAGGGGTTAATTTCTACAAGATAGGagtcaaaaataatattgtaaGTTAGAGTAGGATATATAAGAAATTCAACAATATAATGAACTATATTCGATTGTTTCTCATTAATCACCTATACTATTTAAATTTCTCTATATTATGCTTTTAACCACCCTTTACTCATGCATTTATCACCGAAAGCTCATATATCCTATATAACTGTCACCAAAAGCTTAATATGCATTGAGTCACCTCAAATAATAGCATTTGGATCTCTCATGCTTTGATCCCAACCATCCATATGTGTCATATAAATTAACAACTTACTTAGTATAGgtaatctaatagttaattagttGCTACTACTATTAATTTTCTATTGGAGTTACTATTTCATTTATCTAATTCAATTTCATATCtatatccaaataaaaaatcatatatgtttCTACACTTGATAATAGCTGTATCTGATAAACGGTAATTAACGTGCTAACCATGCAAAGAAAGTAATTTGTTGAGGTTATATTCATACAAATTCCTGCTGCAATGAGTAGGTATCATCTAGTATATTCTATATAGTTATTACCAAAAACCCAACATGCATTAAGCCACCTCAAACAACCTATTTGTTATAGTTAATCTAACAGTTAATTAGTCATTAATTTTGGATGAGACCTACTTCATCCATATCATCATAAGTGCATTTTTACATTGTTTATCGTTTGATTgtccatcttattttttttaaaaatatgattaatgtttttattgttattagataataaaatataaatattactttatgtgtaactattttttaaatattatttaattttttaaataagacggacgaTCAAACGTTAGAAACAGAAATTTATAAGTACAATTATAATAGGATGGAGCCGGTCCCTTTCGTTCGTTGAGAATGATAATTTATACTTTTAGTCTCTTACTGCCACTTATACGTTTTGAAGCTGGTAATACGAAAACAAGACCGAAGAAAGTACGTGGGTGTAtgataattttagaaacacAAAAATACCTCTAGGTGGACATGTAATTTCAGAAAGGGAGCTAGTAGTACtcttttgtcccaaaatataaatatttctagatatTTAGTATTAGGGGTGTAACTAGGTCAGCCCATGAACCCGCTTATAGGTCAATGAAGTGGGTAATCCGACGAACTAACCGCTTAATTGGCATATAAACGGGTTGGCGGGTcggcccacttacacccttatttagtataaatattaaGGTTAACTAAAAGATAtcttttagttatttattattaacttttgaacttttaataatttagattttctttccAACCTTAATTGAAAACGACTAATGTGATGAAATGATGAAAATCAGCACACATTTACAACTAATTAGATGACGTACCCATCTATATGAACTGTTTGGATTGATTTCGGTAATACGAAGATATGATCAGACCACTCTTCGAAAGTGTTCGTAGGTTATAATATAATGCACATGCTATGAGCTTTTATATTGTATTAAGaaactaaataataaaaatatttatattttgaagttAGTGTTAACTGTTAAGGGGTATTAGACTTTATAATATAGTTATCAAAATCATAAACTAGATAATTAAATCGAATGAGTGTCAGTATTCTATTTATCTCATAAAACTTCTGATATGACAGTATGGTACCATGAAACATAAGACCGGCCTTATGCGTCCCCAGTTGTAAAAGCAGAGTGACAGTGTAACACGTTACGCACCCCAATACGCGCGGATAAACCCAAGAACGACTAGGACACGAAACCATGGCGACGCAAGCCGGGGCGAAAGAGATCAAGGCGGTGGCCGTGATCGGCGCGGGGCAGATGGGCTCGGGCAtcgcccagctcgccgccgccgccggctgcggcgtcctcctcctggATTCTGAccccgccgccctctcccgcgccgtcgcctccatctcgtcctccctccgccgcctcgccaccAAGGGCCAGCTTTCTCAGGTGAGCGTGTTGACCTCCCAAAATCGCCGCCTTTTGCTTATCAGAAGACACAAAGGACACCCGTTTTAGTTTTGCTTGGCGATGTAGTCCGCCTGTGAGCATTCCATCGAGCGGATTAAGTGCGTCTCCAGTGTGCAAGAGCTTAGGAATGTGGATCTTGTGATTGAAGCCATCGTGGAATCAGAAGACATAAAGAAGAAGCTGTTTGTTGAGCTGGATAAGATCACAAAACCTTCTGCTATTCTTGCCTCCAACACTAGCTCGATCTCTGTAACCCGACTGGCTTCAGCCACAAATCGCCCCTGTCAGGTTAGCAACAACTCGCCTCTAAACCCAGCAGTGTCTTTTAATGCTGCTAGTTGCTTCATAGTCTCAATTTCCAGCCATATGCTTGCTTGTTACTTTTGTTTAGCAACcttattttttcgcttatgcttataagccaaaatttaaattttcaatcttaaatttggagttgatttaagatttttttcatcgtagtttagtTTTAGCCTTTACTTTCGTATCATTaagtacatgtatataaaagttttattcaaaatttattttttgtttgcaaatatgccgttaaaaaagctaaaagagGAGGGCCTAGCTTGTGTTGGTTATGCTTGGGGCAACGTCCTGAATTGAGATTTAGATTATGCTTGGGGCAACGTCCTGAATTGAGATTTAGAATGTCATATCGAGTCAGTGACGCGCCAATGTGTTAACTTTTGGATTGCATTTTTCTGCCAGAATTTTGTAAGGTGGTATAGCCAATGGCGGTGATAGTATTGAATTCTGAACTTAGGTACAGATATATGactttttttcaaatgaaGAAAAGTTATTGCATATGGTACTAGAGCTATTTCAAAACATGTTCCTGAAAAAAGTGCAAATGTGGTGGATAACCCTGTCTTGCATGTTCTTTCTGGTTCCAAAATTGTCAGATCATCTGCTTTACACTTCTCTATTTGAATGTTTGGATCTTTGTTTGGGAGCATAAGTCGTAATGAGTTTTTCTTGGTGCAGGTGATAGGTGTGCACTTCTTTAACCCTCCTCCGATAATGAAATTGATTGAAATTATACGAGGGTCTGACACATCAGAAGAGGTTTTTGCTACAGTCAAATCTTTTTCTGAAAGGTAACTGAAAGCTTTGTATTTACAACTTCTATTAGGTCTAGTAACTATTTCTGAcatttttgttagaataaattatataaaaaacactcTTTCTGATGTACATGATTCCAGGAAACATTATCTTCAATATTATGTACATTCTGGAGGGTTTAAATTAGATTCCAAATTGAAATGAATGTAACCATCCTTAATCTGTAACTAGTATGGTACTACTACTTCATAGCTAGTACAACCTTATGTGTGCTTGGAATTGTTGAAAAATCAGTGGAATTGCAGCAGTTAGAATTCAGGTGAAGTTTAGGTCCTAAATTAGCATTGCAAACAACATTTCTCTGGTCAAGACTTCCACACTTCAAGTCATGTTTTTATTGTGGTAAACAAATTCGTGATGTATCAAAATTGTGCCCATGGCTACACATGTAGTAGTTCAGTACAAGTTAAATCAACAGCTGGATCAAGATGAAGTAGGTTTGCCCTAGCTTAAAGGGCCTCTGTTCCTATTGAAACTTTTAGTTCTCTTACCCGTTGACAGTAACTATCGGTGAGCATGAATTCTTTATGTGCAACTGAAATTATACCAGTTTCCTTATATGCCATTGGAAATTGGCTCTTTCCCTGCATACCattgttttaaatttgttcACTCCATTATATCACTATCATTAATGAATTGTTAGTTGACCATTAAGTCAATGGAAAAAGACTCACTTGATCTTAAGGAAAAATTCATGTGTGATTGTCGAAATTTTTCTCATAGGTTATATCCAACAACtctattaataataaatcgtGCTATATAATAATAGGTAGCAATTTGGTAAAATATAGCAGCTATATGTGTATGCATGGAACAATTTATTACTAATAGAGTTGTTGGATATAACTtatgagaaataaaaatttgaccgttacatatgaatttttttccataaggGCTAATGCATCTTTTTTTCGTTGACTTAATGGTTTATTGATGATAATGAAATTTTCGGGTGGACAAATTTGAAACAATGGTATGTAAGTGAAGAACCAATTTCAAGTGACATATAAGGAAACTGGTGAATTTCCAATGACATAAAAAGAATTGTctagttataaatatgtccATTATAACGTTGCCAACTACTTGTACACTTGCCATTGCCTAACTATTATTTTGAACTTTGCAGACTTGGGAAGACTGTAATATGTTCACAGGATTACCCTGGTTTCATTGTGAACCGCATCCTCATGCCAATGATCAATGAGGCATTCTGGGCACTTTACACTGGAGTAGCGACTAAAGAGGATATCGATACCGGGATGAAGCTAGGGACGAATCATCCAATGGGACCTTTGCAACTTGCTGATTTCATTGGTTTAGATGTATGCCTTTCAGTACTTCGGGTACTTCATAATGGCCTAGGAGACAGCAAATACAGCCCTTGCCCTCTTCTTGTTCAATATGTTGATGCTGGTCGACTTGGAAAGAAGCGTGGACAAGGCGTATACTCGTATGGTAAAAGGTCTTCATCAATTAAACCAAGGTCATCTCTTTGAAAATCGATGCGCCTGCTGGGCAAAGAAGAAGACGCTTTTCATGGACTTTGCATACCAGTGTGAAATAAACGCCTCAAATTACGCCTTTGCAACCACAGACTTCTGCAGGGTTTTGGCTATGTAAACGAAGTACTCAGAAAAATGTCAGGAGAGTGATGTATGCTAATATGGTAAACATTCCTAGTGGAGATGTGGAATGTATAGATACTGAGCAGATCATGCCTTGGCACTTTTGTAATCTCGCGTGCGCAACTTCTCGCATAGTTTGCATTTTCAGTCATTGCAGAGCAGAGACATCCGCACACAAAAAAGAACTAAATTATTTGTGTATCGAACAACATAATTAGATTACTTCCAGGTCTTCATAACAGCAGTTTATGACCTTGTATCAAGCAGATGGGATCAGAAGTCGATGCCCAGGGGTCCAGGCACAGCAGATAATTAGAGAAGAAATGAACTCTCTTGATCTGAACCCAGGAAAAGCCATCAGGGTCTTACACAAGTCAAGAACCATACAACCTGACCAAAAACGAGCTTAGTCGTAACATACTCTTCTCTATAATCTGTTCAACATAAACTACAAACATCTGCCCATGCTGATTCAGAAAAAGCATACAACGAACAGAACTAGTTAGCCGAGTGTACTGTTAACTGGAGCAAGAAACATAATTGTGCTATGCTCCAGGCGCCATAGGGTCTTTGTATGGATCAAACTTTACAATTTGTCTAGCATCAGGGAGCAACGGGTGCTTAATTGGTCTGTGCCCTTTCCTGTACCAATAATTGACAATGTATGTTTCAAATTTCCTAACCTGGTAAAGCAAAAAATGTCAGGATGAACTTTCAGAAATCTATACATAAGAGCGATGCGgaacaagaagaaaaacataagATGCTCATACGATGACTCAAATGATCCAGACTCACACATCACAATAATGGCAAACCTAGGGTCTAAAATCAACTGAGGGTTTTACTTAGTAACTTGAATTTTGTTCCAGCATTTGATAGTACAGTATCTTGGTAAGATCATGTAGCACAGAAAACCTTGATTTAGGAAATTGATGAATAGACTGTCTGGTGGTCAGGACCATGgttgtaaaaaaacaagggATTCGTTAGTTTACTCTTTGATTGTCATGACAGCTCACAGGCTTGGTTTCCTGTCATCAGCATGCCATTGTAATATatgtactactccctccatcgcaaaataacttcattttttactCATCCCACATATACCAATACATAAGCAAAAAGGCTACAATACCCTCTAATTTATCAAATCCCAATGCAATTGTAATCCACTTTATCTAGATCCAATTTATTCGTTTCATACTTTCAAAACTCAAATACAATGATTGCTTGAAGATGATCTTACTTTGGAACAACCAAGAGGGCACAAAAATAATCGTATTTTGGTACAGAGGAAGTAGGAATTAGCAACAGTCACAAAACCAGCAATTTAAGCAGATTTACCCCCCAAACAGCttaataacaattaaaaatattttttgggtaaactttcatatacgtgtttctagtgatctaaaagcaaatgctgaaaaataaactatgataaaaaaaatacccataatcaaatccaaatttaagttttaaaatccaaatttcgactaataagcataagcataagcaaaaagatgagagcCATTGCAAATACAGTGATTGTTTCACAGGATAATTGAAGATCCTACCTTTCTGACAATAAAAGATTCATTTGCAAAATTCAATGGTTCTGTAAGTACAGTAAAAAATCCATTCCTGTTTCCATAAACAACATCAGTAAAGTATCGATCACCAACCTGGAAGCATGAAAGAATAAACTTAGCAATGTAAAGTTGTAAAGTGCATTAGAAGTAAGTTGTCACAAGTGATTATATCCATTCCTACCAGAACAAGATTTGAGGCTGAACAACCAAAGTAACTCTCTATTTCCTTAGCTTCTCCTCCAGGCTTCTTTATATCTGCAACCAGTAGAGAATATACATAAACAGAGTATCtcaattatcttttatatgtGCAAACCGTGATTAGAAGCTACAGCCACTCGAACAGTCGACAATAAAGATAATATAGGAACAAGAACTTATTTGAAGCCTAACTTCAAAGTTGCAATATATAACTTGCATATTTAACAGGATGGAACCAGTTAACAATATTGGAGGCGAACAAATCTGAAACAAGCATTAAAAACGAATCGGGTGACAAAGTTGctcaaaacaattaattatattcttAATGCCCGTTTCAGTTCCATAATTCCCATTCAATCCAATGTCAGCCTCAGTAACACGAGAACAAAACGCATGGAGAGTTCAAAGGGTTCTAAGCTTTTAAATTGTAGCATATACATTTTCTACTGAAGAGTCAAAAAATAAGGGAACACTTGCCATGCCTGATAACATGAACCCCCTGGATGGTAGCCTCGATCACCGCTGCCTCTAATCCGTCTGGATCATACTGTTTCAACCCTGCGGCAATCAACAAACACATCAACTCCATCTGCAcatttattttccatttcGCCCAAATCAGCACTTTCTAACAACAGTTTAACCAAGCCCAGACCTGCGGAGTTGCTGTACACCGCAAGGGAGCCTGGCGGGAAGGCCGCGCGGCACTGGTcgaacgcggcggcgagcggcggccagAGCCCTGGCGCGTAGGGCGCGGTGAGGGTGTTGTCCTTGTCGAAGACGACGCCGCGGAACCCGGCGCGCCGGAGCTCGCCCCAGTCCAGCCACCGGATATCCTGCAAGGACACGTGCGGCAGCGCCAGGCGCGGCTCGGACACCGCGacggccgccaccgcggccACGCCGGCTGGGTTGAACCGCTGCCCCAGCGAGCGCCGCCACCAAGCGGCCGCGCCCATGCCGGCacctgcggcggcggtcgtGGGGTCAGTGCCGTTAGGGTTTGAGGCTCTGGGCGGCGATGGGAGAGGGGAGGCACGGGGGAACAGTGGCACCG
This is a stretch of genomic DNA from Oryza brachyantha chromosome 1, ObraRS2, whole genome shotgun sequence. It encodes these proteins:
- the LOC102708386 gene encoding probable 3-hydroxybutyryl-CoA dehydrogenase gives rise to the protein MATQAGAKEIKAVAVIGAGQMGSGIAQLAAAAGCGVLLLDSDPAALSRAVASISSSLRRLATKGQLSQSACEHSIERIKCVSSVQELRNVDLVIEAIVESEDIKKKLFVELDKITKPSAILASNTSSISVTRLASATNRPCQVIGVHFFNPPPIMKLIEIIRGSDTSEEVFATVKSFSERLGKTVICSQDYPGFIVNRILMPMINEAFWALYTGVATKEDIDTGMKLGTNHPMGPLQLADFIGLDVCLSVLRVLHNGLGDSKYSPCPLLVQYVDAGRLGKKRGQGVYSYGKRSSSIKPRSSL
- the LOC102714062 gene encoding phosphatidylglycerophosphate phosphatase 1, chloroplastic/mitochondrial, whose protein sequence is MLSPPPVPLFPRASPLPSPPRASNPNGTDPTTAAAGAGMGAAAWWRRSLGQRFNPAGVAAVAAVAVSEPRLALPHVSLQDIRWLDWGELRRAGFRGVVFDKDNTLTAPYAPGLWPPLAAAFDQCRAAFPPGSLAVYSNSAGLKQYDPDGLEAAVIEATIQGVHVIRHDIKKPGGEAKEIESYFGCSASNLVLVGDRYFTDVVYGNRNGFFTVLTEPLNFANESFIVRKVRKFETYIVNYWYRKGHRPIKHPLLPDARQIVKFDPYKDPMAPGA